Part of the Imperialibacter roseus genome, TGCAGCCCTTACAGAGATAGCCAATCCAGGTGCCAGAATAGTCCTTTTTGGAAGAACAGCGGGGAAAATCACCCAGTTGAATCCAAGCACCATTTTTTGGAAGCAGCTATCTATTCATGGATCGTCTATGGGAAATGATGAGGAGTTCCGGGCAATGATAGATTTCTTTGGCGTCTATAAGCTACACCCAGTAGTTGACAGCCTATTTGGCCTCGAAGACATTAATAAGGCTTTCGAAAGAATGGAGTTAGGCCAACAATTGGGGAAAATGATCATAACTTTGTGATCAATGACCTACCAGGGAGATAGTTTTTTGTACAATATGCCTGGTACAACTACTTCTGCGTCACGCTTTGACGCCGACTGGGCATGTTGGCCGGTAAAGTCATATTTCGGAACGGTTTGAATGAGCCGTTCATTGCACTGCAAAGTTTATTCTTACCTACTGGAAAACTTTTTTTAGCTTGTGTGCGTTTTTACGACGCATGCAACCGTTCCGAAAAATATTTGCAATACTCTTTTCCTGCATTGTGCTCTTGAGCTCAATGAGTTTCACCATCAACACGCATTTATGTGGAGGAAGGGTTGAAAGTGTAGCTTTTTTTGTTGACGCTTCGGCTTGCTCAATGAATGAAAACCCGGGGTGTGCTTCCGACAATCACAACCCTGGCGGAAACCTGAAAAGGAGCGATTGCTGCTCTGATTTCAGCCAGCTAGTAGAGGCTCAAACGGATATGAAAAGTACCATGTCTGTTGATATTCCTGCCTCCAGCTATGCCACACAGGTAGTTTTTACCTCACTTTTTTTGGCGGCGGAAAGAAGCAGTCAGCGTTGCAGCAATGAATACGTTCCCCCATTGATAGATCGAGATATTCAAGTGCTCGTTCAGTCATTTCTTATTTAGGCCCCTGATCAATTTGGGAGTTTCAAGGTAGCGCCAAAATACTCTCGGGTATTCGTGCTCCCCCTCCATATTATTTCCACGAAATTTATTTATCAACTGTCACACATACATGTGGCCGATGGCTGCATCAACAATCTATTAATATGAAAAAGTCAATTCTAATACTCAGCATGGCTTTATTAAGCCTTTCTGCAAGTGCACAACACGACCACGCCAGTGGCACCGCTGAAAAGGCTACAAGTAAACAAATGGCACCAATGTTTGAAGATCAGAACATGGGGCTTGCCTATGGCGCATACATTCAATTGAAAGAGGCATTGGTGGCCTCGGAATCAAAAAGCGCAGCCACTGCTGCAGCCGCACTTCAAAAGTCACTGGCAGCGGTAAACAATAGTAAGTCTGCGCTTGCCGAAGTAGCCAAAGTAGCCAGGGCCACTACGCTGGATGACCAGCGCAAAGCTTTTGTGGGTTTAAGCAATGAGATGGCTGCCCTGGTGAAGGGAGCTAAGCTTTCAATGGGCACTATCTATTTGGATTATTGTCCTATGGCCAAGGGTTCGTGGCTTTCTAACGACAAGGAAATAAAGAATCCTTACTACGGGAGCAAGATGCTTTCCTGCGGCAGCGTGAAGGAGACGATTGAATAAGGGACAGGCGAAAAATGATAATGATCATTCATAGCACTGATCATTCAAAAAAGCTCAATCGCCACTGTTTAGGGTGTTTTTAAAGGCTGAAGTACTTGAAGTCTTTTGAGTATTTCGGCCATTGAAACAGGCATCAAAGGCAGCGAACTTAAATAGGATGCCATTGTCGTGACGCTGCGAAAATGTATGTGCGAAAGTGTAAAAAAGCTTAGAAGGGCCGAAAAGAAACTGTTATAATATCCCGTGGTATGAAGAGAAGACATTTTGTAAAGCTTTCCGCTGGTTCTGTAGCTCTACCCATGGTTCTTCAGAACTGCATGTTCCATGACAGGGATGGCAATGCAGGCATCTTAGACACTGGGTTTGATAGGCCATTGCCATTGCCGGAAGAAGCTGGAGCGTCTCTTGATTTGAATCCAGCTAGCCAAAGAACCAGCATTTTAGAAGGCAAAACAACCAGCACGTTCGCCTACAGGAGCAATATTCTGGGTCCCACCATTCGGGCTTTTAGGGGCGAGATGCTTATTGCCAGCGTGCAAAATGCTCTATCCGAGCCAACAAACGTACACTGGCATGGGCTGAAGGTGCCAGCTAACATGGATGGCAATCCTGTCGACATTGTAAAAGCTGGAGAATCATTTCAATACAGTTTTCCAATTGATCAAAGAGCCGGAACCCACTGGTATCATCCGCATCCGCATGGCGCCACTGCAAGGCAAGTGCATACTGGCCTGGCCGGAATGCTTATTATCAATGATGACGAGGAGCTGGCGCTCGGGCTTCCCGCTGGCTATTTTGAGGTTCCACTAATCATTCAGGACAAAAGGCTGAAGGCAGGTAAATTGGTCTATGACCCGTCTATGATGGAGACGATGGCCGGGTACTTTGGTCAGACGATCACTGTAAACGGCGTAGTATCACCTTTTCACGAAGTTCAGGGGAGGTGGTACCGGTTCAGGATATTGAATGGATCTACTGCAAGGGTTTATAACCTTGCTCTGAGCCCCAATTTGGGCATGAAAATAATTGGGAGCGATGGTGGTCTGCTTGGTGCGCCTGAAGATGTCAATGAAGTCTTGCTTGGCCCTGGCGAGCGACTGGACGTTTTGGTAGATTTTTCGGCAGAACCAGTAGGCTCTGAAGTCTATTTGGAAAGCAAAAAGTTCAATGGGGGATCGTCGCAAGGAGCCGAGAGCTTCAAAATCATGAAATTTATTATCGGGGCATCAAGCGGTGACACCTTTCAGCCACCCGGCTCTCTTTCGGTCATCGACAAGATTCCTGAAAATCAAGCAACTAAAGTCAGGAACTTTGAGATTAACAGGATGGGGATGATGGGTAGTGGAGCTATGCATACTTTCAATGGAAAGTCTTATAAGAGAGGCAGAGTTGACGAGACAGTGAAAGCCGGGGCCACGGAAATTTGGGAGTTTGACAATGCAGGCGATGAAATACACCCGATCCACATACACGCAGTTCAGTTTCAAATATTGTCAAGAACGGGGGGGAGGAATGGTATTATCCCCTCGGAGAAAGGATGGAAGGACACCGTTTTGATCTTTCCGAAGGAGAAGGTCAGACTTATTATGACTTTCCCAGATACGCCTGGAGGTTTTGTGTTTCATTGCCATAACCTGGAGCATGAGGATGATGGCATGATGCTCAACTTTGAAATTGTATAGTTGTGAGAAGTGCCTGGTGCTCTGCTCGTAGCAGATGCAGCCGGGTAGCAATGCTCAGACAGACTTATAAAATTTTCACCTTAGTAATTAATCATTGATTTATCTTATCAAATAAACAAACCATCATGAAAAACCTAAGTTATCTTTTATTAGCGATGGTGTTGCTAACAGCCGCCTGCGAGTCAAAGAAATCTTCCACGGATGAGCACCAGCACCACGCCACCGAACCTGTGGTTGCTTCGGTGGATACCCTGAAAAAAAGCATCCCCAAGGAAGCCCATGGACAGGTGGGAGGGGTGCACGTTTCTATGGCTTACCATGCTCCCGGAGCGAGAGGACGGGTGATATGGGGAGGCCTTGTGCCTTTCAATGAAGTGTGGGTGACGGGTGCTCACAGTGCTACCAGCATCACCTTTTCGAAAGATGTAGAAATAGGTGGGGTAACAGTACCAGAAGGGAAGTATGCCTTATTCACCATTCCCGGTAAGGACTCTTGGCAGATAATTATCAATAGAAATTGGGAACAGCATTTAGCAGATGATTATTCCGCAGCCGAAGACGTGGTACGTGTCGAAGTAGTACCTCAAACTGATCTTCCGCTCCAGGAAAGGCTTAACTATAATATTGAGGACAAAGGGGATAGCAAGGGAGCTATTACCATGACGTGGGAAAAACTGGGTGTGACCCTGGAGTTCAGCGACAAATAGTAACAGACTTAAAATCAGCACAATGGAACATCATCATCATACTAGCAATCATGAGCATCATGCTCACGAACATTCTAAACACAGCGGTTCGCACCACCACGGTCACCACGCCCACATGATTGAGGACTTCAAAAAACGGTTTTGGGTGTCCGTCGCACTAACGCTGCCTATTTTGGCGCTGTCCAAGATGGTGCAGGGATGGCTGGGGTTCGAATTCGGTTTTCCGGGCGATCAATATGTTTTGTTTGGGCTGTCCACGGTGATATTCTTTTATGGTGGCTGGCCATTCCTGAAAGGGTTTGTCGATGAGGTAAAAGAGAAGACACCAGGCATGATGTTGCTGATTGCGGTGGCTATTACTGTAGCTTATGGCTACAGTTCGGCAGTGGTATTCGGCTTGGAGGGAAAAGACTTCTTCTGGGAGTTGGCCACGCTGATTGTCATCATGTTGCTGGGGCATTGGATCGAAATGAAGTCGGTGATGGGGGCTTCCCGGGCACTGGAACTTCTCGTTCAGATGATGCCTTCAGATGCGCACCTTGTTAAAGGGGACGATGTGAAGGATGTGCAGGTTAGCGAATTGAAGAAGAACGATATCATTCTCATTAAAGCTAACGAAAAGCTTCCCGCTGACGGTGTGATAGCGGAAGGTGAAAGCTACCTGGACGAAAGTATGCTTACAGGAGAAAGTAAGCCGGTGAAAAAGAGCAAAGGGGATGAGGTTATTGGTGGGTCTGTGAATGGCAATCAGTCCTTCAAAGTGAAGGTGGCGAAGACAGGGGAGGAGAGCTACCTGAATAAGGTGATTAAACTTGTGCAGGACGCACAAAAGGCAAAGTCGAAAACGCAGAACCTGGCCAATACGGCTGCCAAGTGGCTGGCCTATGTGGCCTTAAGTGCTGGTGCCATTACGCTCATCGTTTGGCTCGTCATGGGTAAACCGTTCGATTATGCCCTGGAGCGCATGGTGACTGTGATGGTGATTTCCTGTCCGCACGCATTGGGACTGGCTATTCCTCTCGTCGTGGCTATTTCTACCGCAGTTTCGGCAAGCAAGGGGCTGCTAATCAGGAACAGAACGGCTTTTGAGAATGCGAGAAAGATTTCAGCGTTTGTGTTCGATAAAACAGGCACCCTTACGGAAGGTAAGTTTGGTGTTTCCCGGTACGAAAGCCTGAGCGATGACCTGAAGAAGGAAGATATGTTGACAGCTGTGGCGTCGTTGGAGCAAAGTTCAGAACACCCTATTGCACAAGGTATTGTGAAGGCTGCTAAAGAGATGAAATTGACGCTGGGAAAAGTGGAGAATTTTGAATCTCTAACGTCCAAGGGTATTCAGGGAAGTGTTGATGGCAAAAACTGGAAAGTAGTAAGCCCAGGGTATTTAAAGGAAAAGAGCATCGACGTGCCGAAGGAAGCGGGTGCCGATGCTGCTGAGACTATTGTGTTTGTGCTCCGGGAAGAAAAGTTGGTCGGGTTTGTAGCGCTGTCTGATAAAATCCGGGAGGAGAGTGCCGATGCCATCAAAACACTGAAGTCGAAAGGCATGAAGCTATTCATGGCAACTGGCGACAATGAGAAGACAGCGAAAGCAGTTAGTGATAAGCTGGGACTCGATGGCTATTACAGCGAGGTGCTGCCCGACCAAAAGGTCGACATCATTAAGAAGCTTCAGAAGGAAGGTCACTTTGTAGCCATGACCGGCGACGGAGTAAATGACGCCCCGGCGCTTGCTCAGGCCAATGTGGGTATCGCAGTGGGCTCAGGAACCGATGTGGCGGCAGAGACGGCCGATATCATTCTGGTGAATAGCAACCCAAAGGACATTGCCAATCTGGTAATTTTTGGCAGGGCCACCTACAAGAAGATGATTCAAAACCTTGTATGGGCAACGGGTTACAACGCCGTTGCGTTGCCGTTAGCGACTGGGTTTATTCCCGGCTTGGTGATAAGTCCAGCCATTGGTGCTGTGTTTATGAGCCTAAGCACGATCATCGTGGCCATTAACGCTCAGCTGCTTAAGCGGTCGATGAAATAGTAGCCAGGCGGGTTGACCGCTAGGGGGGACATTTAAGACATTGAACATCATTGAAAATGAATGAAGTTATTTTAGAATCTAAGATTACCTGCCCGAAATGCGGACATCAAAAAGACGAAACCATGCCCACTGACGCATGCCAATTCTTCTATGAATGTGAAAGCTGTCACGAAGTGCTAAAGCCCAAAGCCGGTGATTGCTGCGTGTATTGCAGCTATGGTACTAAGCCATGCCCGCCAATTCAAATGAGCGAAGGGGAGGACTGTTGTTCCTGAAAGAAGGAGTTGGTTGAGCGCTAATAATTAATCAGTAAATAAGCCCCTGCTCCTACAAGGTAGCCCAACAAGGCCCAGGGAGTGATGCGCTTGAAATACCAAACGAAATCAATCTTTAGCATGCCCATCACAGCTACGCCCGCAGCTGATCCAATGATCAGCATACTTCCACCAGTGCCGGCTGCATAAGCCAGAAACTCCCAAATTCTGCTGTCAGTGGGGAAATACTCTATGCCCTCCATAGCCACAGAAGGATCGGGAGGAGGCAAAGGGTACATACCCTGCGCTGCAGCAACCAGCGGCACGTTGTCGATAATAGAGGAGGCGATGCCCGTTACGAAAATAACAAGGTCGTTGTTTCCTATCTTTTCAGATAGAGTTTGGCTGAGTGCTTCCAGCTGACCAGTGCTTTCCAGGCATGCTATTGCCAGCAGAATGCCCAGAAAGAAGAAAACACTTGATACGTCAATCTTTTGTAGGGCCCTGATCACAGAGAAGTTGGCCGTTACTTCTTCAGGAGCTTTTCTCTGCAAAATCTCCACTGTGACCCATAAAATTGCCAGCCCAAGCAGCATACCCATGAAAGGAGGGAGACCGGTGAGGGTTTTAAAAATGGGCACGAAAATAAGTGCCGCCATACCAACACCAAAAATAAGTCTGCGATCAAAATCTTTGACATGGTCTGTCGGTTTTTGAATCGAAGTTTTGTCAAATACGCCTTTCATTCGAGTAGAGATAAAGATTAAGGGAACAACCATTGACAGGAGGCTTGGAATAAAAAGGCTCCTGATAATGTTCCAGCTTGTGATTTGACCCTCGATCCAAAGCATAGTGGTGGTTATGTCGCCAATGGGTGTCCAGGCACCGCCGGCATTGGCAGCTATCACTACCACACCCCCAAAGAACTTAATATCTTCTTTGGTGTGAATGATCTTGCGAAGCAGGGAAACCATTACAATGGAGGTAGTGAGGTTGTCCAGAATGGCCGACATGAAAAAGGTAAGCAGACTAATAACCCAGAGTAGCTGGATTTTATTTCTGGTGGTGATCCGTTTAGTGATGGTTTGAAAGCCTCTGTGGTTGTCGACCAACTCCACGATGGTCATGGCCCCCATCAGAAACAGCAGAATGCTGGTGATGTCCGACAAGTGATCGTGCAGGAGAAGCCAGGGTTCTGAGATGTCGCTGCTCCCAAGAAAGTAAATGGTCCAGCAGAGAATGCCTGTTAGAAGCGCAAAAGCTGTTTTATTGATGCCTAGCCTGTGCTCAAATACAATGCATAGATAACCAACGACAAAGACTAATATGAGGAGAATGTGCATAGTAAACCGCCGTGTTTTATAATCAAAATGAAATGATTTTGGTCTGACAGTTTACAGAAGCAAAGTAGATACAAATGTTGTTTTTACTTTGGTAAAAACAACTCAAAGTGGCATGTTTATTTTGGGGGAATTTCAAACGGAAAAACGTGCTGCTAAAGTCCGCTAGTTACGCATTTAGGCTTGTTTTATGGAAGGAATTTTTGGGCGCTCCGCAGGTAGGGCATGTGTATGTTTCAGGTAGTTGATGGAATGCTACGCCCGGGCCTATTCCGCTCGCTGTATCACCCAAATTTTCGTCGTAAATAGTCAAACACTCTTCGCATTGGTAGTGCGACTTTGCATCTGAAAGCTCTACTTTGACCTCTTTTTTTCTTTCATTGCTTTTCTCATCCAGTTGCTCGTAGTACATGTAGCTAAGCTCCAGCAGCAGGGGAGGGATGATTTCCTTTGTGATGTCTTTCACAAAGTACTGGTACTCCATCAGGTTGGGGTTGAAGTCTTTGGAGAACTGGATATTGTATGTCGGCACATCACCCCCTGCTTCATTTCTTTCGATGACCACAGAGGTAAAAAGTGTCACATTTTTGTTGGACACGATAGAGAAAGTAAGCCCGTATGTGCTGATATCCATTTTGTCCATTTCCCGAACCAGAAAGCTTTTTAGTTCCATGGCTTCGTTATCAAGCACAGGGATATGCCAGTTCAACTCCAGCGATGAGTGCCGCATGTTGATGCCATACCTGCCGAGTAGTTTCTCCCAACCAATACGATGTTTTTCTTCAATGCCCTTGAGGATAAAGGATTTCCATGGTGAAAGACTGATTTTCCCTATGTCTGTTTCGATACATCGCTGGCAAAGCGCTTTCAAAAACCTGATGTCAAACTGATTGTTTCGCCAGTAAAGCCCCAGCCAATACTTTCCATCGGGTATACGGTTGAACCCTTCGTAGTAAGGGAAGTTGACATCCGGATAAACCAGGGCTTCTTTTACAGGTTGTGTGTTAATTTTTACTCGTTCAAGGGCAGTCTGGTACAGGCTTTCAAAGGATATGTCTTCTTTTTCGTTTCTGGCTTCTTCCAGTGCTCTGGCCATCTTCGCTATGTCATAGCCATAAATCAAGCTGGGTGCCGCCCAGGGCCTGCTGCCCATTTCATCTGACCTGAGGTACAAATACCAGTAGTTTTCTATACCCGATGCGATGAAATTGAATTGACCGGATACCAACGGCACCATGCTTTGGCTGGGGTCGACAATGTTGATTTTGTAGCCCGGCCGGTAGTCAAACGAGTCGAGTATATAGTGATAGATATGTGGCGCCAGCCAGCTTCTGCGAGGCATTACGTCGAGAGAGACGTAGGAGGTTACTATGTTTTGATACTGATTGGCGTTGATTTCGTAGTCTGTTTGAATGGAAGCAAACGTTTTGTCAAGATAGCTCCTATCAAAGGTGTCCGCTGGAAAGAGGATGTCCTGCCTGGAGCCAAAGTGGATATACGAAGAGCCCAAATGGCTGGCGGTTTGAATGATCTTCAAAAAGTCGCCTGGTGAGATGATGCCACCCTTTACAAATACCCTTACCAGATTGAGTTTATCCATTGTTTCTTGCACTCACGGTCAATTTAGAACTTCGGCAGGAATAGCCTCAAGATTAAGAATATTTTTTACTTCAGGTTTGCAACTGCCGCAGCCGAGTCCGGCCCCAGTAGCTTTGCAAAGGGACGGCAAATCGCTGCATCCACCGGCAATGGCTTTTTTGATATTGCCTTCGCCAACATTGTTGCAGCTGCACACCAGTTTGCCCAGCACAGCTTCTTTTTGCGAGCCCGACCGCAGCAAGCTTTTTCGTTTGTCCGACAGCTCCGTGCCATTTTCTATCAATTCCCTGAACTCGGCAAACTCAGCCTTGTCGCCCATAAGAATGACGCCCACCAGCTTGTCGTGATGAATGATGCACTTTTTGTAGTAGGAGAGGCCCTTGTCCACAAGCAATATTTCATCATAGGCGGGGTCATTTTCAGGTGCCTCTGCCATGCCTATGGAACACAGCGAAACATCGGCCATTTTCAGGATGTTCATCGGCGTGCAGCCTGTGAATCGGCTGCTCAGGTCGCCATTGAGGTAGTGAGCCAGCACGTCTGCATGTTTCTCGGCGGCGGCGGTAATGCCATTGAGCTGTCCGTCATGCTCCGCTATTTCGCCCAGGGCGTAGATACTCGGGTCGCTGGTTTGCATATAGTCGTTGACTTTGATACCTCTGCCGCAGTCAAGACCAGCTTCTTTGCCCAGCTCCAAATTGGGCCTGGTGCCAATGGCATACACAATAGCGTGGCTGATAAGGCTCTTGCCACTTTTTAGTTTGGCCTCCAGGCACTGCTCATTGATCCTTTCTACCGACTGCACCTGATCGTTGGTATAGACCTGTATGCCCATGTTTTCGATTTCCTGGCGCAGCAAAGAACTGGCCAGGCTGTCGAGTTGCCGCTCCATCAGCCTTGATGAGAGCTGGATGATGCTCACTTTGATTTTTACCTCGGCAAGGGCAGCTGCCAACTCCAGGCCAAGCAATCCACCGCCCACAACCACCACGTGACTGCCTTGGCCCACGGTGGCTTTCAGCTCGTCGGCATTGCGGCGGTCTCGCATGGTAAAGATGCCAGGTAAGTGCATAGGTACGTCAGGTGGGACAAACGCCCGGCTGCCGGTGGCCATCACCAGAGTGTCGTAGCTATGGCTCACACCAAACTGGTCAGTGACCATCTTGAGTGCCGGGTCAATACTTTCAATACTGTTTGACTGATGCAGATGCACGTTGAGTTGTTCGAATTCTCCAATTTTGAATTTGAGCAGGTCTTCCCACTGCTTTTGATCATTGATGTATTCAGGCAGCAATACCCGGTTATAAAACGGAAATTCTTCCTTTGAAAATACATGAATTTCGTCGCCCAGGTTGAGCTCCCGATGGGTGTTGATGAAGCGATAGGCTGCTGCCCCAGCACCGACAATGACAATTTTCTGCGCTGGTTTCTTATGCGGTTTTACCTCTACCGCCGAAAATTTGAATCCCGGCTGCTTGGAAGTAGGGTCAAACACTGAGGAAGTAAGGTTGTTGGCCCTTGTGAGGTCATTTTGTAATGTTTTGCCCCAATGCATGGGCAGGAAAACAACTCCTTTTTTTATTGTATCAGTCAGTTTGGCCACCACTTGCACGCTGCCCCTGCTGTTTTCAATTTCTACGGCCATCCCTTCTTTGATCCCTCTTTCTGCTGCATCGTGTGGGTGAATTTCCAGAAAAGGCTTGTCGATGTGCTGCCTGAGCTTATTAACTTTGCCTGTGCGGGTCATGGTATGCCACTGGTCACGGATGCGGCCCGTGGTGAGGATGAGGGGATAATCAGGAGTTGGCTCCTCGGTAAGATTTGTTGGTGTGTCAGACTTGATCTGCGCTTTACCTGATGCTGTGTAAAACTGGCTGTCGGTAAAAAGTCTGGGCGTGCCCGGGTGAACCGAGTCGGGAACAGGCCATTGAAAAGAGCCCTCCTTCTTCAGTCTTTCGTAGCTAAGCCCCGAAATGTCGATTTTTGTGCCCCGGGTCATGCTACAGTGCTCGGCGTAAACTTCTGCCTGATTTTGGTAATCAAAGCCATGGTAGCCCATTTGCCTGGCAAAACGGATCAGTATTTCACTATCAGCCAAAGCCTCGCCCGGTGGAGACACCACTTTGTTCAGGTGGCTTATGCGCCGGTCGGAGTTGGTCATGGTGCCTTCCTTTTCCAACCACCCGGCAGCTGGCAACACAAGATCCGCATACTGCAAGGTGTCCGATTGGGTGGAGATGTCCTGCACCACCACAAATCGAGCGTTTTTCAGTGCTTCATCTACCAGGCGGGCATCGGGCATGCTCACCACAGGGTTGGTACAGATGATCCAGATGGCTTTCATCTCGCCGCTTCGCAAAGCTTCGAACATCTGCGTGGCTGTTTTGCCAGGCTTCTCCGAAATATGGTCTACGCCCCAGTAGGCGGCCACCTCTTTTCGGTGTTCAGGGTTGAGCAGGTTCCGGTGTGACGCCAAAAGAGTAGCCATACCGCCGACTTCCCGACCTCCCATGGCATTGGGCTGACCAGTGAGCGAGAAGGGCCCCGAACCTGGTTTACCTAACTGGCCTGTGACGAGGTTCAGGTTGATCAGTGCCAGGTTTTTACTCAGCCCCTCAGTGCTTTGGTTGAGTCCCATGGCCCACATGGTGATAAAGCCGGTAGCATTGCCAATATAGCTGGCAGCCTGCTTGATTTGCTCCAGCGGAACGTCGCAGATATGGGCAGCTTCTTCCAGAGAGGTGCTGAGTACCTTTTGTTTGTAGTCTTCGTAGCCGTCGGTATGGTTCTGAACGAATTCCAGATCGATATCGCCATTTTCTATGAGGCATCTTCCTATGGCGTGAAGCAGGATCGTGTCGGTGCCGGGCCTGAGCTGTAAATGCAGGTCAGCCAGGCTGCACGAATCGGTAACCCTCGGGTCGATAACGATCACTTTGATGTCAGGGTGTTGTTCTTTGTGTTGTTCAAGGCGGCGGAAAAGGATGGGGTGGCACCAGGCCGGATTAGCACCTGCAATGAGAAAACAGTCGGCCAGTTCAATGTCTTCGTAGGAGATGGGCACCGAGTCTTCACCAAGGCTTTGGGTATAGGCCG contains:
- a CDS encoding HYC_CC_PP family protein — its product is MQPFRKIFAILFSCIVLLSSMSFTINTHLCGGRVESVAFFVDASACSMNENPGCASDNHNPGGNLKRSDCCSDFSQLVEAQTDMKSTMSVDIPASSYATQVVFTSLFLAAERSSQRCSNEYVPPLIDRDIQVLVQSFLI
- a CDS encoding DUF3347 domain-containing protein produces the protein MKKSILILSMALLSLSASAQHDHASGTAEKATSKQMAPMFEDQNMGLAYGAYIQLKEALVASESKSAATAAAALQKSLAAVNNSKSALAEVAKVARATTLDDQRKAFVGLSNEMAALVKGAKLSMGTIYLDYCPMAKGSWLSNDKEIKNPYYGSKMLSCGSVKETIE
- a CDS encoding multicopper oxidase family protein, with amino-acid sequence MKRRHFVKLSAGSVALPMVLQNCMFHDRDGNAGILDTGFDRPLPLPEEAGASLDLNPASQRTSILEGKTTSTFAYRSNILGPTIRAFRGEMLIASVQNALSEPTNVHWHGLKVPANMDGNPVDIVKAGESFQYSFPIDQRAGTHWYHPHPHGATARQVHTGLAGMLIINDDEELALGLPAGYFEVPLIIQDKRLKAGKLVYDPSMMETMAGYFGQTITVNGVVSPFHEVQGRWYRFRILNGSTARVYNLALSPNLGMKIIGSDGGLLGAPEDVNEVLLGPGERLDVLVDFSAEPVGSEVYLESKKFNGGSSQGAESFKIMKFIIGASSGDTFQPPGSLSVIDKIPENQATKVRNFEINRMGMMGSGAMHTFNGKSYKRGRVDETVKAGATEIWEFDNAGDEIHPIHIHAVQFQILSRTGGRNGIIPSEKGWKDTVLIFPKEKVRLIMTFPDTPGGFVFHCHNLEHEDDGMMLNFEIV
- a CDS encoding DUF2911 domain-containing protein; this encodes MKNLSYLLLAMVLLTAACESKKSSTDEHQHHATEPVVASVDTLKKSIPKEAHGQVGGVHVSMAYHAPGARGRVIWGGLVPFNEVWVTGAHSATSITFSKDVEIGGVTVPEGKYALFTIPGKDSWQIIINRNWEQHLADDYSAAEDVVRVEVVPQTDLPLQERLNYNIEDKGDSKGAITMTWEKLGVTLEFSDK
- a CDS encoding copper-translocating P-type ATPase, translated to MEHHHHTSNHEHHAHEHSKHSGSHHHGHHAHMIEDFKKRFWVSVALTLPILALSKMVQGWLGFEFGFPGDQYVLFGLSTVIFFYGGWPFLKGFVDEVKEKTPGMMLLIAVAITVAYGYSSAVVFGLEGKDFFWELATLIVIMLLGHWIEMKSVMGASRALELLVQMMPSDAHLVKGDDVKDVQVSELKKNDIILIKANEKLPADGVIAEGESYLDESMLTGESKPVKKSKGDEVIGGSVNGNQSFKVKVAKTGEESYLNKVIKLVQDAQKAKSKTQNLANTAAKWLAYVALSAGAITLIVWLVMGKPFDYALERMVTVMVISCPHALGLAIPLVVAISTAVSASKGLLIRNRTAFENARKISAFVFDKTGTLTEGKFGVSRYESLSDDLKKEDMLTAVASLEQSSEHPIAQGIVKAAKEMKLTLGKVENFESLTSKGIQGSVDGKNWKVVSPGYLKEKSIDVPKEAGADAAETIVFVLREEKLVGFVALSDKIREESADAIKTLKSKGMKLFMATGDNEKTAKAVSDKLGLDGYYSEVLPDQKVDIIKKLQKEGHFVAMTGDGVNDAPALAQANVGIAVGSGTDVAAETADIILVNSNPKDIANLVIFGRATYKKMIQNLVWATGYNAVALPLATGFIPGLVISPAIGAVFMSLSTIIVAINAQLLKRSMK
- a CDS encoding GDCCVxC domain-containing (seleno)protein, whose product is MNEVILESKITCPKCGHQKDETMPTDACQFFYECESCHEVLKPKAGDCCVYCSYGTKPCPPIQMSEGEDCCS
- the nhaD gene encoding sodium:proton antiporter NhaD; this encodes MHILLILVFVVGYLCIVFEHRLGINKTAFALLTGILCWTIYFLGSSDISEPWLLLHDHLSDITSILLFLMGAMTIVELVDNHRGFQTITKRITTRNKIQLLWVISLLTFFMSAILDNLTTSIVMVSLLRKIIHTKEDIKFFGGVVVIAANAGGAWTPIGDITTTMLWIEGQITSWNIIRSLFIPSLLSMVVPLIFISTRMKGVFDKTSIQKPTDHVKDFDRRLIFGVGMAALIFVPIFKTLTGLPPFMGMLLGLAILWVTVEILQRKAPEEVTANFSVIRALQKIDVSSVFFFLGILLAIACLESTGQLEALSQTLSEKIGNNDLVIFVTGIASSIIDNVPLVAAAQGMYPLPPPDPSVAMEGIEYFPTDSRIWEFLAYAAGTGGSMLIIGSAAGVAVMGMLKIDFVWYFKRITPWALLGYLVGAGAYLLINY
- a CDS encoding rubredoxin, which encodes MDKLNLVRVFVKGGIISPGDFLKIIQTASHLGSSYIHFGSRQDILFPADTFDRSYLDKTFASIQTDYEINANQYQNIVTSYVSLDVMPRRSWLAPHIYHYILDSFDYRPGYKINIVDPSQSMVPLVSGQFNFIASGIENYWYLYLRSDEMGSRPWAAPSLIYGYDIAKMARALEEARNEKEDISFESLYQTALERVKINTQPVKEALVYPDVNFPYYEGFNRIPDGKYWLGLYWRNNQFDIRFLKALCQRCIETDIGKISLSPWKSFILKGIEEKHRIGWEKLLGRYGINMRHSSLELNWHIPVLDNEAMELKSFLVREMDKMDISTYGLTFSIVSNKNVTLFTSVVIERNEAGGDVPTYNIQFSKDFNPNLMEYQYFVKDITKEIIPPLLLELSYMYYEQLDEKSNERKKEVKVELSDAKSHYQCEECLTIYDENLGDTASGIGPGVAFHQLPETYTCPTCGAPKNSFHKTSLNA